The Puntigrus tetrazona isolate hp1 chromosome 23, ASM1883169v1, whole genome shotgun sequence genome has a segment encoding these proteins:
- the LOC122329137 gene encoding serine/threonine-protein kinase pim-1-like has product MALQHSADHQSDPSTLETMALQDLTDPPEDRLSGSSDPGQEPLCFVPTCLQHSADHRSDPSVHETMALQDLTDPPEDRLSGLPDPGQEPLGFVPTCLQDSADLLPGPSGLEPLPPEFPAACKHTRIKDQTHFRAACFGRPTPVPFDEIYEVGHKLGQGDFGTVYEGTSKIQRKKVAIKIILKCKRDRYIELPGCSKPLFAEVAANLLLKQAPLSPYIVYMLEWFEEEDRFILILEHPEPCKDLLKFVVNNMHWANELQTRSLMYQAVLGAKHCLDQGVFHRDIKLNNFLINTTTNRVQLIDFGCSDLVKSTAYLGDFIGGVCPPEYYKGLGYKAEPTTVWSLGVMMYTMMCKCRPFRSPEDMMHGSLSFNVRVSAELQNLISRCLTVDPTKRATIEEILQHKWF; this is encoded by the exons ATGGCTCTGCAGCATTCAGCTGATCATCAGTCAGATCCATCTACCCTTGAAACTATGGCTCTACAAGATCTGACTGATCCACCAGAAGATCGTCTGTCTGGTTCGTctgatcctggtcaagaaccACTTTGTTTTGTGCCAACGTGTCTGCAGCATTCAGCTGATCATCGGTCAGATCCCTCTGTCCATGAAACCATGGCTCTACAAGATCtgactgatcctccagaagatcgTCTTTCTGGTTTGCctgatcctggtcaagaaccGCTTGGTTTTGTACCAACATGTCTGcaggattcagctgatcttcttcCAGGCCCGTCCGGTCTTGAGCCACTACCCCCAGAATTTCCAGCTGCTTGCAAGCATACACGAATCAAGGATCAAACCCATTTCAGAGCAGCCTGTTTCGGCCGTCCAACTCCTG taccatttgatgagatttatgaagTGGGACATAAGCTTGGACAAGGAGACTTTGGCACTGTGTACGAGGGGACTTCAAAAATTCAACGCAAGAAG gttgccatcaaaatcATCCTCAAGTGTAAAAGAGACCGTTATATTGAACTA CCTGGCTGTTCAAAGCcactgtttgcagaagtggctgcAAATCTGCTGCTGAAACAGGCTCCATTAAGCCCCTACATTGTGTACATGCTGGAATggtttgaagaggaggatcggttcatcctcatcctggaaCATCCGGAACCCTGCAAGGACTTGCTCAAATTTGTGGTTAACAACATGCATTGGGCGAACGAATTACAGACACGTAGCCTGATGTATCAAGCGGTGCTCGGGGCCAAGCACTGTCTTGACCAAGGTGTCTTTCACCGGGACATTAAGTTGAATAACTTTCTGATCAACACGACGACTAACCGAGTCcaactaatagactttggctgcagTGACCTCGTCAAAAGTACAGCCTACTTGGGTGATTTTATAG GAGGAGTCTGCCCGCCTGAATACTACAAGGGCTTAGGATACAAGGCAGAGCCAACAACCGTCTGGTCTCTGGGTGTAATGATGTACACAATGATGTGCAAATGTCGACCCTTTAGAagtcctgaagacatgatgcatgGCAGTCTGAGTTTTAACGTTAGAGTATCCGCAG aattgcagaatttgataagtcgctgcctgactgttgacccaactaagagagcgactattgaggagatcctacagcataaatggttt